A stretch of the Serratia marcescens genome encodes the following:
- a CDS encoding DUF3857 domain-containing protein has protein sequence MKIAIPSLLLLAGLTATHPATVLAVAPPAAADQGQNDTANNDFSFVRYRADYRVNANATNVKTESYEVLLKTKAAVEKFSQIRLSYSEKMETLEVVAAYTLTADGQRHDVAPDRIYTQESYSSATAPLYADRKVRVIVFSNLAPGSRVVYELRRTQNTPYFPDYFGLWETFSVFDQFDDAEVTLQAPAKLPMHIFTRGVEGGDQPQIRDGQAHWRWHYSRSAPMKSQNWAADSWTFSPTIMASTYREWPQLAKAYQLKAGAAAKVTPGIQALADNITAGISDRREQAEALYRWVAQNIRYVAVYLGNGGLEPNSAQSILDNHYGDCKDHVVILEALLAAKGIASSPVLIGMDEGPILPKVPLLSRFNHAITYVPEFKLYLDSTNPWARFGQLPEGDLGAPVLLTRDAKLARTPGSDEQPVKSALSVDFVFDKAGNLHGQTERRLSEVEEIDLRGYFSQINRQNRAQAEASIMSASGIDGSGEVAMNSDPLDLKKQFGYRFRFKADDYVDFGVVGGMTLPNPPGGKSFRTLYTTTPAPDNETPFYCSAQRYDETYRLQLPANVPIIAIPQDKQFRNAAGDYRVAWRRDGQQVIVNHRLQVNAIRGKEALCQAQDYPAFRELFQQVRRGFRGQVVYGELATGK, from the coding sequence ATGAAAATCGCTATTCCTTCCCTGCTGTTACTCGCCGGTTTGACGGCAACGCACCCGGCCACCGTGTTGGCCGTTGCACCGCCCGCCGCGGCGGATCAGGGCCAGAACGACACGGCCAACAACGATTTCAGCTTCGTACGCTATCGCGCGGATTACCGCGTTAACGCCAACGCCACCAACGTGAAGACGGAAAGCTACGAAGTGCTGCTGAAGACCAAGGCGGCGGTCGAGAAATTCAGCCAGATCCGCCTGAGCTACAGCGAAAAAATGGAAACGCTGGAGGTGGTCGCCGCCTACACGCTGACCGCCGACGGCCAGCGCCACGACGTGGCGCCCGATCGCATATATACCCAGGAAAGCTACTCCAGCGCCACGGCGCCGCTGTATGCCGACCGCAAAGTGCGCGTCATCGTGTTCTCCAACCTGGCGCCGGGATCGCGCGTGGTGTATGAGCTGCGCCGCACGCAAAACACCCCGTATTTCCCCGACTATTTCGGCCTGTGGGAGACGTTCAGCGTTTTCGATCAGTTCGACGACGCCGAAGTGACGCTACAGGCGCCGGCCAAGCTGCCGATGCATATCTTCACGCGCGGCGTGGAAGGCGGGGACCAGCCGCAGATCCGCGACGGGCAGGCGCACTGGCGCTGGCATTATTCGCGCAGCGCGCCGATGAAATCACAAAACTGGGCGGCGGACAGCTGGACCTTCAGCCCGACCATCATGGCCAGCACCTACCGCGAGTGGCCGCAGTTGGCCAAGGCCTACCAGCTGAAGGCCGGCGCGGCGGCGAAGGTGACGCCGGGCATTCAGGCGCTGGCGGACAACATCACCGCCGGCATCAGCGATCGGCGCGAGCAGGCGGAAGCCCTCTATCGCTGGGTGGCGCAAAACATTCGCTACGTGGCGGTGTACCTGGGCAACGGTGGGCTGGAGCCGAATTCGGCGCAGAGCATTCTCGACAACCACTACGGCGACTGTAAGGACCACGTGGTGATCCTTGAGGCGCTGCTCGCCGCCAAAGGCATTGCAAGCTCGCCGGTGCTGATCGGCATGGACGAAGGCCCGATACTGCCTAAGGTGCCGCTGCTCAGCCGCTTTAACCACGCCATCACCTACGTACCTGAATTCAAACTGTACCTGGACTCCACCAATCCGTGGGCGCGGTTCGGGCAGCTGCCGGAAGGCGACCTGGGGGCACCGGTGCTGCTGACGCGCGACGCCAAGCTGGCGCGCACGCCGGGCAGCGACGAGCAGCCGGTCAAGAGCGCGCTGAGCGTCGATTTCGTGTTCGACAAAGCGGGCAATCTGCACGGGCAAACCGAGCGTCGGCTGAGCGAAGTGGAAGAGATTGACCTGCGGGGCTACTTCTCGCAGATCAACCGGCAGAACCGGGCGCAGGCCGAAGCGTCGATCATGTCCGCCTCCGGCATCGACGGCAGCGGCGAGGTGGCGATGAACAGCGATCCGCTGGATCTCAAAAAACAGTTCGGTTACCGCTTTCGCTTCAAGGCGGATGACTACGTCGATTTCGGCGTGGTGGGCGGCATGACGCTGCCGAATCCGCCCGGCGGCAAATCGTTCCGCACGCTGTATACCACCACGCCGGCGCCGGACAACGAAACGCCGTTCTACTGCAGCGCGCAGCGCTACGACGAAACCTACCGTCTGCAGCTGCCGGCCAACGTGCCGATCATCGCCATTCCGCAAGACAAGCAGTTCCGCAATGCGGCGGGCGACTATCGCGTGGCGTGGCGGCGCGACGGGCAGCAGGTGATCGTCAATCATCGCCTGCAGGTGAACGCCATTCGCGGCAAGGAAGCGCTGTGCCAGGCGCAGGATTACCCGGCGTTCCGCGAGCTGTTCCAGCAGGTGCGGCGCGGTTTCCGCGGCCAGGTGGTGTACGGCGAATTGGCCACCGGCAAGTAA
- a CDS encoding helix-turn-helix domain-containing protein → MSDNRMQNITPIGLLSAAIRRERERLNLSVTELAKRAGIAKSTLSQLEAGSGNPSLETLWALAMALDVPVSRLISQPSRQVQVIRAHEGTPALSEQGNYAATLLATCPPGAQRDIYRLRVQPGKAKLSRPHPPGTVEHVIISSGRARLGPADQPLELSAGDYISYSADREHVFEALEPETTAVMLIEQG, encoded by the coding sequence ATGAGTGACAATCGGATGCAGAACATCACGCCCATCGGCCTGCTGTCGGCGGCGATCCGCCGCGAACGGGAGCGGTTGAACCTGTCGGTGACCGAGCTGGCGAAGCGCGCGGGCATCGCCAAATCCACGCTGTCGCAGCTGGAAGCCGGCAGCGGCAATCCCAGCCTGGAAACGCTGTGGGCGCTGGCGATGGCGCTGGACGTGCCGGTCAGCCGGCTGATTTCACAGCCGAGCAGGCAGGTGCAAGTGATCCGCGCCCATGAAGGCACGCCGGCGCTGTCGGAGCAGGGCAACTACGCCGCCACGCTGCTGGCCACCTGCCCGCCGGGGGCACAGCGCGATATTTACCGGCTGCGGGTGCAGCCCGGCAAAGCCAAACTTTCTCGGCCGCATCCCCCCGGCACCGTCGAGCATGTGATTATCAGCAGCGGGCGGGCGCGCCTCGGGCCGGCGGACCAGCCGCTGGAGCTGAGCGCCGGCGATTACATCAGCTACTCCGCCGATCGCGAGCATGTTTTCGAGGCGCTGGAGCCGGAGACCACCGCCGTGATGCTGATAGAACAGGGTTAG
- a CDS encoding DMT family transporter: MKTKTRGAMQMLLAMTISGTVGWPVLVLGQPPATVVFWRCAFGALAMLATCAALGQLKQGAINRRQLAFAILGGIALVLNWTLLFAAYKHASIAVATVTYHVQPFMLVALGALLFGEKLTANRLGWLLLAFTGMVLIVTGRQNGGGDDYLLGVALALGAALMYAIAAAIVKQLAALPPQLIVLIQLTVGTLALAPFAGLGTPPAAPLDWLLLATLGLLHTGLMSTLLYGAIQKIPTALVGALSFIYPAVAIVVDWAVFGHRLSLLQLLGTLAILGAAAGMNFGWRLSPIIRRVDKTG; the protein is encoded by the coding sequence ATGAAAACGAAAACGCGCGGCGCAATGCAAATGCTCCTCGCCATGACCATCTCCGGCACCGTGGGGTGGCCGGTGCTCGTTTTGGGGCAGCCGCCCGCGACGGTGGTGTTTTGGCGCTGCGCGTTCGGCGCGCTGGCCATGCTGGCGACCTGCGCCGCACTCGGTCAGTTAAAACAAGGCGCGATCAACCGGCGCCAGCTGGCTTTCGCCATCCTCGGGGGGATCGCCCTGGTGCTCAACTGGACGCTGCTGTTTGCCGCCTACAAGCATGCTTCGATCGCGGTCGCCACCGTCACCTACCACGTTCAGCCGTTCATGTTGGTGGCGCTGGGGGCGCTGCTGTTTGGCGAAAAACTGACGGCTAACCGGCTGGGCTGGCTTCTGCTGGCGTTCACGGGGATGGTGTTGATCGTCACCGGCCGGCAAAACGGCGGCGGCGATGACTACCTGCTCGGCGTGGCGCTGGCGCTCGGCGCGGCCCTGATGTACGCCATTGCGGCGGCGATCGTCAAACAGCTGGCCGCGCTGCCGCCGCAGCTGATCGTGTTGATTCAGCTGACCGTCGGCACGCTGGCGCTGGCGCCGTTCGCCGGCCTGGGCACGCCGCCTGCGGCCCCCCTCGACTGGCTGCTGCTGGCGACCCTCGGCCTGCTGCATACCGGCTTGATGTCTACGCTGCTGTATGGCGCCATTCAGAAGATCCCCACCGCCCTGGTCGGCGCCCTGTCGTTCATCTACCCGGCGGTGGCGATCGTGGTGGACTGGGCGGTGTTCGGCCACCGCCTCAGTCTGCTGCAGCTGCTGGGCACGCTGGCAATCCTGGGCGCCGCAGCGGGCATGAACTTCGGCTGGCGGCTCTCGCCGATCATCCGGCGGGTTGATAAAACCGGTTAA
- a CDS encoding nitroreductase family protein has translation MNTLDAIRQRRATKQFDTQHVMTLEEKKALLTIALQGAPSAFNLQHWRPLLIEDRAQREKIREAAWGQAQVTDASMLVVLCGDLSSWESQVKNVWAEAAEPVQQFMIPAVDQYYRGKPQVQRDEVMRSSGIFAQTLMLAAKAQGYDSCPMDGFDFDAVGEIINKPAHYQIALMVAIGKAAAQPYPRIGKLPFDEVVKTDRF, from the coding sequence ATGAATACGTTAGACGCAATCCGCCAGCGCCGCGCCACCAAGCAGTTCGATACGCAGCACGTGATGACGCTCGAAGAGAAAAAAGCGTTGCTGACTATCGCGCTGCAGGGCGCGCCCAGCGCTTTTAACCTGCAGCACTGGCGCCCGTTGCTGATCGAAGATCGCGCCCAGCGCGAGAAAATTCGCGAGGCGGCGTGGGGGCAGGCGCAGGTGACCGACGCATCGATGCTGGTCGTGCTGTGCGGCGATCTGTCGAGCTGGGAGTCACAGGTAAAAAACGTTTGGGCCGAGGCGGCGGAGCCGGTACAGCAGTTCATGATCCCGGCCGTCGATCAGTATTATCGCGGTAAGCCACAGGTGCAGCGCGACGAAGTGATGCGCAGCAGCGGCATCTTCGCCCAGACGCTGATGCTGGCGGCCAAGGCGCAGGGCTACGACTCTTGTCCGATGGACGGGTTTGATTTCGACGCCGTGGGTGAGATCATCAACAAACCGGCGCACTATCAGATCGCGCTGATGGTCGCCATCGGCAAGGCGGCGGCGCAACCTTATCCGCGCATCGGCAAACTGCCTTTCGACGAGGTGGTGAAAACCGACCGTTTCTGA
- a CDS encoding c-type cytochrome — protein sequence MSKMKKIVGWGGFTAIAVVVAGVVASWQPEITPLPADATHRFSETQIARGKTLADLGDCAVCHTRSGGERNAGGLAMEIPFGTIYTTNITPDVETGIGSWSYAAFERAMRHGVDRQGRYLYPAFPYTAFTRTSDDDLQALYAYLMSQPPINYRPPATDLHFPFNIRQGIFAWNLLFLTPGAMQENPAKSAAWNRGAYLAEGLGHCSACHSPRNVLFGEKTGGDHLAGGVAEGWTAPALTGRSPAPLDWTQQDLVDFMRTGYSANHGVAAGPMAPVVEEGLSRLPPADLQAIAVYLRSYHPETAAGATAATLNAQAERQVEPLNSQGARLFSGACMACHAQEKGAQMAGVRPSLALNTNLFAEVPDNAIRVVLDGIQRPANAELGYMPGFRHNLDDAQIAILLNDLRQHYAGQAPWPDLVAQVGRLRAETAQK from the coding sequence ATGAGTAAGATGAAAAAAATCGTCGGGTGGGGTGGCTTCACGGCGATCGCCGTGGTGGTGGCCGGCGTTGTCGCCAGCTGGCAACCGGAAATCACACCGCTCCCCGCCGATGCGACGCACCGTTTCAGCGAGACGCAGATCGCGCGCGGCAAAACGCTGGCCGATCTCGGCGACTGCGCGGTGTGCCACACCCGTTCGGGCGGCGAGCGCAACGCCGGCGGTTTGGCGATGGAGATCCCCTTCGGCACCATTTACACCACCAACATCACGCCGGACGTGGAAACCGGCATCGGCAGTTGGAGCTACGCGGCGTTTGAACGCGCCATGCGACACGGCGTCGATCGGCAGGGGCGCTACCTTTATCCGGCGTTTCCTTATACCGCCTTTACCCGCACGAGTGACGACGATCTGCAGGCGCTGTACGCCTACCTGATGTCGCAGCCGCCGATCAATTACCGGCCGCCGGCCACCGATCTGCATTTTCCGTTCAATATCCGCCAGGGCATCTTCGCCTGGAACCTGCTGTTCCTGACGCCGGGCGCGATGCAGGAAAACCCGGCTAAAAGCGCCGCCTGGAACCGCGGCGCTTATCTGGCCGAAGGGCTGGGGCACTGCAGCGCCTGCCACTCGCCGCGCAACGTGCTGTTCGGCGAGAAAACCGGTGGCGACCACCTGGCCGGCGGCGTGGCGGAAGGCTGGACGGCGCCGGCGTTGACCGGCCGCTCGCCTGCGCCGCTCGATTGGACGCAGCAGGATCTGGTCGATTTTATGCGTACCGGCTACTCGGCCAACCACGGTGTGGCCGCCGGCCCGATGGCGCCGGTGGTCGAAGAAGGGTTGTCCCGCTTGCCGCCGGCCGATCTGCAGGCGATCGCCGTCTATCTGCGCAGCTATCATCCTGAAACGGCGGCGGGCGCGACGGCGGCCACGTTGAACGCTCAGGCGGAACGCCAGGTGGAGCCCCTGAACTCGCAAGGCGCGCGGCTGTTTTCCGGCGCCTGCATGGCTTGCCATGCGCAGGAAAAAGGCGCGCAGATGGCGGGAGTGCGGCCTTCTCTGGCGCTGAACACCAACCTGTTTGCCGAGGTGCCGGACAACGCCATTCGCGTGGTGCTGGATGGCATACAGCGGCCAGCGAACGCCGAGCTGGGCTATATGCCGGGCTTCCGCCATAACCTGGATGACGCGCAGATCGCCATCCTGCTCAACGACCTGCGGCAGCACTATGCCGGTCAGGCGCCGTGGCCCGATCTGGTGGCTCAGGTCGGCCGCCTGCGCGCCGAAACCGCGCAGAAATAG
- a CDS encoding xanthine dehydrogenase family protein molybdopterin-binding subunit produces the protein MSRLELTRRQLLQAGGVVMVSSLLPAPFNAFAAESVASPADLPLDRVDSFISLTADGRVTAFNGHVDLGTGIRTALAQIVADEICVPFEQVTMILGDTQRTPDQGPTIASATLQVTSVPLRQAAAQVRNMLTALAAKAFELPAEQLTAAAGQVFVTRNPGRSLSYAQLASGQNLHVMLDKNVPLNSERQNRYVGRAVPRVDIPAKVSGELTYVHDLRLPGMLHGRVVRPPYVGADSSAPLGGGLLSVDESSIAYLPGIVKLVVINDFIGIVAEREEQAIAAMRRLKTTWQPWAGLPDLSPEALPAALEANPKTDRVLRDDAGTDAALALLHTEVQADYVWPYHQHASIGPSCAVAEVKDGRAQVWSGTQNPHDLRKDIARLLELPPGQVHITRMEASGCYGRNCADDVSADAALLARATGRPVRVQLMREQESGWEPKGTGQLIRVRGGLDAQNRVAAYELKTSYPSNNAVTLPLVLTGKVANRADVQQMGDRTAIPQYEYPHMRVICQDAAPIVRASWMRGVSALPNVFAHESWIDELAWRAGEDPIAFRLRYLNDPRAVALIEALKRQANWLDGPAHRARAAGAEVVSGRGFAYARYFHSKFPGFGAAWAAWVCDLSVNRRSGQITLDKIFVAHDCGRMINPAGVRHQVHGNVIQSASRVLKEFVTFNETGVTSLDWGGYPILRFDELPQIDIQLIDRPEEAPMGAGESASVPSAAAIGNALFDALGVRLREVPFTPARVLAALRAQAGH, from the coding sequence ATGAGCCGCCTCGAACTGACCCGTCGGCAGCTGTTGCAGGCCGGCGGTGTGGTGATGGTCAGCAGCCTGCTGCCTGCGCCGTTTAACGCCTTCGCCGCCGAGTCGGTTGCATCGCCTGCCGATCTGCCGCTGGATCGTGTGGACAGCTTTATCAGCCTCACCGCCGACGGCCGGGTGACGGCGTTCAACGGCCACGTCGATCTGGGCACCGGCATTCGCACCGCGCTGGCGCAGATCGTCGCCGATGAAATTTGCGTGCCGTTCGAGCAAGTCACGATGATCCTTGGCGATACGCAACGCACGCCGGATCAGGGGCCGACCATCGCCAGCGCCACCCTTCAGGTGACGTCGGTGCCGCTGCGACAGGCGGCGGCGCAGGTGCGAAACATGCTGACGGCGCTGGCGGCCAAAGCCTTCGAGCTGCCGGCCGAACAGCTGACGGCGGCGGCGGGGCAGGTATTTGTGACCAGGAACCCAGGGCGATCGCTGAGCTATGCGCAGCTGGCGAGTGGGCAAAATCTGCACGTGATGCTGGATAAAAACGTGCCGCTGAACAGCGAACGGCAGAACCGCTATGTCGGCCGCGCCGTGCCCCGGGTCGATATTCCGGCCAAAGTGAGCGGTGAGCTGACCTACGTACACGACCTGCGCTTGCCCGGCATGCTGCATGGCCGGGTGGTGCGCCCGCCATACGTAGGCGCCGACAGCAGCGCGCCGTTGGGCGGCGGCCTGCTGTCGGTGGATGAAAGCTCGATCGCGTACCTGCCGGGCATCGTGAAACTGGTGGTGATCAACGATTTCATCGGCATCGTGGCCGAACGCGAGGAGCAGGCGATCGCCGCCATGCGCCGGCTGAAAACCACCTGGCAGCCATGGGCCGGATTACCGGATCTGTCGCCGGAGGCGCTGCCCGCCGCGCTGGAGGCCAATCCGAAAACCGACCGCGTGCTGCGCGACGACGCGGGAACGGACGCCGCGCTGGCATTGCTGCATACCGAAGTGCAGGCCGACTATGTCTGGCCTTACCATCAGCACGCCTCGATCGGCCCTTCCTGCGCGGTGGCGGAGGTCAAAGACGGGCGGGCGCAGGTGTGGTCCGGCACGCAAAACCCGCACGATCTGCGCAAAGATATCGCCAGGCTGCTCGAATTGCCGCCTGGGCAGGTGCACATCACCCGCATGGAGGCTTCCGGCTGCTATGGCCGCAACTGCGCCGACGACGTCTCGGCGGACGCGGCGCTGCTGGCGCGGGCCACCGGCCGACCGGTGCGCGTGCAACTGATGCGCGAACAGGAATCCGGTTGGGAGCCGAAGGGTACCGGCCAGCTGATTCGGGTGCGCGGCGGCCTCGACGCGCAAAACCGGGTGGCGGCCTACGAGTTGAAAACCAGCTATCCCTCCAACAATGCCGTGACCTTGCCGCTGGTGTTGACCGGTAAGGTAGCCAACCGGGCCGACGTGCAGCAGATGGGCGATCGCACCGCCATTCCGCAATACGAATATCCGCACATGCGAGTGATCTGCCAGGACGCCGCGCCGATCGTGCGGGCTTCGTGGATGCGCGGCGTTTCGGCGCTGCCCAACGTGTTCGCCCATGAGTCCTGGATCGACGAGCTGGCCTGGCGCGCCGGTGAGGACCCGATCGCGTTTCGTTTGCGCTATCTGAACGATCCGCGTGCGGTGGCCTTGATTGAAGCCCTGAAGCGGCAGGCAAACTGGCTAGACGGCCCGGCGCACCGGGCGCGCGCCGCCGGCGCCGAAGTGGTGAGCGGCCGCGGCTTCGCCTATGCGCGCTATTTCCACAGCAAGTTCCCCGGCTTCGGCGCCGCCTGGGCGGCCTGGGTGTGCGATCTCAGCGTCAATCGCCGCTCCGGGCAGATCACGCTCGATAAAATCTTCGTGGCGCATGACTGCGGCCGCATGATCAACCCGGCCGGGGTACGCCATCAGGTGCACGGCAACGTCATCCAGTCCGCCAGCCGGGTGCTGAAAGAGTTTGTAACCTTCAACGAGACGGGAGTGACGTCTTTGGACTGGGGCGGCTATCCGATCCTGCGTTTCGACGAGCTGCCGCAGATCGATATCCAGCTGATCGATCGCCCGGAGGAAGCGCCGATGGGCGCCGGAGAATCCGCCTCGGTGCCGAGTGCGGCGGCGATCGGCAACGCGCTGTTTGACGCGCTCGGCGTGCGGCTGCGCGAGGTGCCGTTTACGCCGGCGCGGGTGCTTGCCGCACTGCGCGCTCAGGCCGGCCATTAA
- a CDS encoding (2Fe-2S)-binding protein → MEINVNGRVVPLGDISPETPLLYVLRNDLQLNGPKYGCGLGECGACTVLIDGVAARSCSMPLSAVGKKSVTTLEGLGTPEALHPVQQGFIDEQAAQCGYCTNGMIMTLVALFEREPEADEQTIKKELAYNLCRCGTHIEILHAAERARDLLAARRQA, encoded by the coding sequence ATGGAAATCAATGTTAACGGCCGGGTGGTTCCACTCGGCGATATCTCGCCCGAGACCCCGCTGCTGTACGTTTTACGCAACGATCTGCAATTGAATGGCCCCAAATACGGCTGCGGCCTGGGGGAGTGCGGCGCCTGCACGGTGCTGATCGACGGCGTCGCCGCACGCTCCTGCTCAATGCCGCTGTCCGCCGTAGGAAAAAAATCCGTCACCACCCTGGAAGGCCTGGGTACACCGGAGGCGCTGCATCCGGTTCAGCAGGGGTTTATTGATGAGCAGGCGGCGCAGTGCGGTTACTGCACCAACGGCATGATCATGACGCTGGTCGCGCTGTTCGAACGTGAGCCGGAGGCCGACGAACAAACCATCAAGAAAGAGCTGGCCTACAACCTGTGCCGCTGCGGCACGCATATCGAGATCCTGCATGCCGCCGAGCGCGCCCGCGATCTGCTGGCCGCGCGGAGGCAAGCATGA
- the tetR gene encoding tetracycline resistance transcriptional repressor TetR, with protein sequence MSEKNTAARLTRETVLRGALALLDDIGIDALSTRRLAQHLGVQSPTLYWHFKNKAELLKAMAETIMLDHREEVPADIPWQAWVTANAVNFRRALLAYRDGARLHAGTRPQEPQFAIIEAKVALLCRAGFTPEHAVNLLFAVGRFVVGWVLEEQQMQPDDALNEADRRRYPLLCGGWAKLQEKGADALFEAGLRLLVDGAEAALTNANNHGAQS encoded by the coding sequence ATGAGCGAAAAAAATACTGCGGCGCGTTTAACGCGTGAAACCGTCCTGCGCGGGGCGCTGGCGTTACTGGATGACATCGGCATCGATGCCCTGAGCACCCGCCGCCTGGCGCAACACCTGGGCGTGCAATCCCCCACGCTCTATTGGCACTTCAAAAACAAGGCCGAGCTGCTGAAGGCGATGGCGGAAACCATCATGTTGGATCACCGCGAAGAGGTGCCCGCCGACATCCCCTGGCAGGCCTGGGTGACCGCCAATGCAGTCAACTTCCGCCGCGCGTTGCTGGCTTACCGCGACGGGGCGCGCCTGCACGCCGGCACCCGGCCGCAGGAACCGCAATTCGCCATTATCGAGGCCAAGGTGGCGCTGCTGTGCCGGGCGGGCTTTACGCCGGAACACGCCGTTAATCTGCTGTTCGCCGTCGGGCGTTTCGTGGTGGGTTGGGTGCTGGAAGAACAGCAAATGCAGCCCGATGATGCGCTGAACGAGGCCGATCGCCGGCGCTACCCGCTGCTGTGTGGAGGCTGGGCAAAGCTGCAGGAGAAGGGGGCAGACGCGCTGTTCGAAGCCGGTCTCCGGCTGTTGGTCGACGGTGCCGAGGCCGCGTTGACGAACGCCAATAATCACGGCGCGCAATCATAA
- the tet(41) gene encoding tetracycline efflux MFS transporter Tet(41): protein MKKPMLVILLTVLLDAVGIGLIMPILPALLRSLGGLDAGSVHYGALLAAYALMQFLFSPILGALSDRFGRRPVLLISLAGAAADYLLMAFAPTLAWLYLGRLLAGITGANMAVATAYVTDITPAGQRARRFGLVGAVFGIGFIVGPLLGGSLGEWHLHAPFLAAAVMNALNLVMAFFLLPESRKSRPRAAEKIRLNPFSSLRRLHGKPGLLPLAGIYLIMALVSQAPATLWILYGQDRFGWSMMVAGLSLAGYGACHALSQAFAIGPLVARLGERKALLIGLAADAVGLALLSVATRGWAPFALLPFFAAGGMALPALQALMAHKVDDDHQGELQGTLASMGSLIGVAGPLVATALYAATRDVWPGLVWALAAALYLLVPPLLARSRARDAAP, encoded by the coding sequence TTGAAAAAACCTATGCTGGTTATTTTGTTGACGGTGTTGCTGGATGCGGTGGGCATCGGTCTGATCATGCCTATTCTGCCGGCTCTGTTGCGCTCGCTGGGTGGTCTCGATGCCGGCAGCGTGCATTACGGCGCCCTGCTGGCGGCCTACGCCTTGATGCAATTCCTGTTTTCACCGATCCTCGGCGCGCTGAGCGATCGTTTCGGGCGGCGGCCGGTGCTGTTGATTTCGCTCGCCGGCGCGGCGGCCGACTACCTGCTGATGGCGTTCGCGCCGACGCTGGCCTGGCTCTATCTGGGGCGATTGCTGGCGGGCATTACCGGCGCCAACATGGCGGTCGCCACCGCTTACGTTACCGATATTACCCCTGCCGGCCAGCGCGCGCGGCGTTTCGGCCTGGTGGGCGCGGTGTTCGGTATCGGCTTTATCGTCGGCCCGCTGCTCGGCGGCTCGCTCGGCGAATGGCATCTGCATGCGCCCTTCCTGGCGGCGGCGGTGATGAACGCCCTCAACCTGGTGATGGCGTTTTTCCTGCTGCCCGAATCGCGTAAATCCCGCCCCCGCGCCGCCGAGAAAATTCGCCTTAATCCCTTCTCGTCATTGCGCCGGCTACACGGCAAGCCTGGCCTGCTGCCGCTCGCCGGCATTTACCTGATCATGGCGCTGGTTTCACAGGCGCCGGCCACGCTGTGGATTTTATACGGCCAGGATCGTTTCGGCTGGAGCATGATGGTGGCGGGCCTGTCGCTGGCCGGCTACGGCGCCTGTCACGCGCTGTCGCAGGCCTTCGCCATCGGCCCGCTGGTCGCGCGGCTCGGCGAGCGCAAGGCGCTGCTGATCGGCCTGGCGGCCGACGCCGTGGGCCTGGCGCTGTTGTCTGTCGCCACGCGCGGCTGGGCGCCGTTCGCCCTGCTGCCATTCTTCGCCGCGGGCGGCATGGCGTTACCCGCGCTGCAGGCGCTGATGGCGCACAAGGTGGACGACGACCATCAGGGCGAGCTGCAAGGGACGCTCGCCAGCATGGGCAGCCTGATCGGCGTCGCGGGGCCGCTGGTGGCGACGGCGCTGTATGCCGCCACGCGCGATGTCTGGCCCGGCCTGGTGTGGGCGTTGGCCGCCGCCCTGTATCTGCTGGTGCCGCCGCTGCTGGCGCGCTCACGCGCCAGGGATGCGGCGCCATAG
- a CDS encoding MurR/RpiR family transcriptional regulator yields the protein MFTHKAIAELNALELMVYTYVSKHKNQVMYMTIRELAEAAGVSTTTVLRFCKKMGCDGYSEFRIRFKLYLEQTDAPPVDSGIGEILSFFKSVSNEEFNQLIDQAVHHIAAAERIIFVGISTSGALGKYGARFFSNVGKFSTHIDDPYYPVNSDMYKNAVAIMLSVTGETEEILRLASQFSLHHCKIISITNNETSSLARLADFNLSYHVPQHLIGGHHNITTQIPVLYIIETIGKRLGHINSAK from the coding sequence ATGTTTACCCATAAAGCAATCGCCGAGCTCAACGCCCTGGAGCTGATGGTTTATACCTACGTCAGCAAACACAAGAATCAAGTGATGTACATGACCATCCGCGAACTGGCCGAGGCCGCCGGCGTGTCCACCACCACCGTGCTGCGGTTTTGCAAGAAAATGGGCTGTGACGGCTATTCGGAATTTCGCATCCGTTTCAAGCTGTACCTGGAACAAACCGACGCGCCGCCGGTCGATTCCGGCATCGGCGAAATCCTCAGCTTTTTTAAAAGCGTCAGCAACGAAGAGTTTAATCAGCTGATCGATCAGGCGGTGCACCATATCGCCGCCGCCGAGCGGATTATTTTCGTCGGTATCAGCACCTCAGGCGCATTGGGGAAATACGGCGCGCGTTTCTTTTCCAACGTCGGGAAATTCAGCACCCACATCGACGATCCTTATTATCCCGTCAACAGCGACATGTATAAAAACGCGGTGGCGATCATGCTGTCGGTCACCGGCGAAACCGAAGAGATCCTGCGGCTGGCCAGCCAGTTCAGCCTGCACCACTGCAAGATCATCAGCATCACCAACAACGAAACCTCTTCGCTGGCGCGGCTGGCGGACTTCAACCTCTCCTACCACGTTCCGCAGCATTTGATCGGCGGGCATCACAATATCACCACGCAGATCCCCGTACTTTACATTATTGAAACCATCGGTAAACGGCTCGGGCATATTAATTCGGCAAAATAA